In Escherichia ruysiae, a genomic segment contains:
- the rplX gene encoding 50S ribosomal protein L24 — protein MAAKIRRDDEVIVLTGKDKGKRGKVKNVLSSGKVIVEGINLVKKHQKPVPALNQPGGIVEKEAAIQVSNVAIFNAATGKADRVGFRFEDGKKVRFFKSNSETIK, from the coding sequence ATGGCAGCGAAAATCCGTCGTGATGACGAAGTTATCGTGTTAACCGGTAAAGATAAAGGTAAACGCGGTAAAGTTAAGAATGTCCTGTCTTCCGGCAAGGTCATTGTTGAAGGTATCAACCTGGTTAAGAAACATCAGAAGCCGGTTCCGGCCCTGAACCAACCGGGTGGCATCGTTGAAAAAGAAGCCGCTATTCAGGTTTCCAACGTAGCAATCTTCAATGCGGCAACCGGCAAGGCTGACCGTGTAGGCTTTAGATTCGAAGACGGTAAAAAAGTCCGTTTCTTCAAGTCTAACAGCGAAACTATCAAGTAA
- the rplO gene encoding 50S ribosomal protein L15, with product MRLNTLSPAEGSKKAGKRLGRGIGSGLGKTGGRGHKGQKSRSGGGVRRGFEGGQMPLYRRLPKFGFTSRKAAITAEVRLSDLAKVEGGVVDLNTLKAANIIGIQIEFAKVILAGEVTTPVTVRGLRVTKGARAAIEAAGGKIEE from the coding sequence ATGCGTTTAAATACTCTGTCTCCGGCCGAAGGCTCCAAAAAGGCGGGTAAACGCCTGGGTCGTGGTATCGGTTCTGGCCTCGGTAAAACCGGTGGTCGTGGTCACAAAGGTCAGAAGTCTCGTTCTGGCGGTGGCGTACGTCGCGGTTTCGAAGGTGGTCAGATGCCTCTGTACCGTCGTTTGCCGAAATTCGGCTTCACTTCTCGTAAAGCTGCGATTACAGCCGAAGTTCGTCTGTCTGACCTGGCTAAAGTAGAAGGCGGTGTTGTAGACCTGAACACGCTGAAAGCGGCTAACATTATCGGTATCCAGATCGAGTTCGCGAAAGTGATCCTGGCTGGCGAAGTAACTACTCCGGTAACTGTTCGTGGCCTGCGTGTTACTAAAGGCGCTCGTGCTGCTATCGAAGCTGCTGGCGGTAAAATCGAGGAATAA
- the rpsK gene encoding 30S ribosomal protein S11, whose protein sequence is MAKAPIRARKRVRKQVSDGVAHIHASFNNTIVTITDRQGNALGWATAGGSGFRGSRKSTPFAAQVAAERCADAVKEYGIKNLEVMVKGPGPGRESTIRALNAAGFRITNITDVTPIPHNGCRPPKKRRV, encoded by the coding sequence ATGGCAAAGGCACCAATTCGTGCACGTAAACGTGTAAGAAAACAAGTCTCTGACGGCGTGGCTCATATCCATGCTTCTTTCAACAACACCATCGTGACTATCACTGATCGTCAGGGTAACGCGTTGGGTTGGGCAACTGCCGGTGGTTCCGGTTTCCGTGGTTCTCGCAAATCCACTCCGTTTGCAGCTCAGGTTGCAGCAGAGCGTTGCGCTGACGCCGTGAAAGAATACGGCATCAAGAATCTGGAAGTTATGGTTAAAGGTCCGGGTCCAGGCCGCGAATCTACTATTCGTGCTCTGAACGCCGCAGGTTTCCGCATCACTAACATTACTGATGTGACTCCGATCCCTCATAACGGTTGTCGTCCGCCGAAAAAACGTCGCGTATAA
- the rpsH gene encoding 30S ribosomal protein S8 produces MSMQDPIADMLTRIRNGQAANKAAVTMPSSKLKVAIANVLKEEGFIEDFKVEGDTKPELELTLKYFQGKAVVESIQRVSRPGLRIYKRKDELPKVMAGLGIAVVSTSKGVMTDRAARQAGLGGEIICYVA; encoded by the coding sequence ATGAGCATGCAAGATCCGATCGCGGATATGCTGACCCGTATCCGTAACGGTCAGGCCGCGAACAAAGCTGCGGTCACCATGCCTTCCTCCAAGCTGAAAGTGGCAATCGCCAACGTGCTGAAGGAAGAAGGTTTTATTGAAGATTTTAAAGTTGAAGGCGACACCAAGCCTGAACTGGAACTGACTCTTAAGTATTTCCAGGGCAAAGCTGTTGTAGAAAGCATTCAGCGTGTCAGCCGCCCAGGTCTGCGCATCTATAAACGTAAAGATGAGCTGCCGAAAGTTATGGCGGGTCTGGGTATCGCAGTTGTTTCTACCTCTAAAGGTGTTATGACTGATCGTGCAGCGCGCCAGGCTGGTCTTGGTGGCGAAATTATCTGCTACGTAGCCTAA
- the rpsD gene encoding 30S ribosomal protein S4 has translation MARYLGPKLKLSRREGTDLFLKSGVRAIDTKCKIEQAPGQHGARKPRLSDYGVQLREKQKVRRIYGVLERQFRNYYKEAARLKGNTGENLLALLEGRLDNVVYRMGFGATRAEARQLVSHKAIMVNGRVVNIASYQVSPNDVVSIREKAKKQSRVKAALELAEQREKPTWLEVDAGKMEGTFKRKPERSDLSADINEHLIVELYSK, from the coding sequence ATGGCAAGATATTTGGGTCCTAAGCTCAAGCTGAGCCGTCGTGAGGGCACCGACTTATTCCTTAAGTCTGGCGTTCGCGCGATCGATACCAAGTGTAAAATTGAACAAGCTCCTGGCCAGCACGGTGCGCGTAAACCGCGTCTGTCTGACTATGGTGTGCAGTTGCGTGAAAAGCAAAAAGTTCGCCGTATCTATGGTGTGCTGGAGCGTCAGTTCCGTAACTACTATAAAGAAGCAGCACGTCTGAAAGGCAACACCGGTGAAAACCTGTTGGCTCTGCTGGAAGGTCGTCTGGACAACGTTGTATACCGTATGGGCTTCGGTGCCACTCGTGCAGAAGCACGTCAGCTGGTTAGCCATAAAGCAATTATGGTAAACGGTCGTGTTGTTAACATCGCTTCTTATCAGGTTAGTCCGAATGACGTTGTAAGCATTCGTGAGAAAGCGAAGAAGCAGTCTCGCGTGAAAGCCGCTCTGGAGCTGGCTGAGCAGCGTGAAAAGCCAACCTGGCTGGAAGTTGATGCTGGCAAGATGGAAGGTACGTTTAAGCGTAAGCCGGAGCGTTCTGATCTGTCTGCGGACATTAACGAACACCTGATCGTCGAGCTTTACTCCAAGTAA
- the rpmJ gene encoding 50S ribosomal protein L36, protein MKVRASVKKLCRNCKIVKRDGVIRVICSAEPKHKQRQG, encoded by the coding sequence ATGAAAGTTCGTGCTTCCGTCAAGAAATTATGCCGTAACTGCAAAATCGTTAAGCGTGATGGTGTCATCCGTGTGATTTGCAGTGCCGAGCCGAAGCATAAACAGCGCCAAGGCTGA
- the rplF gene encoding 50S ribosomal protein L6, which translates to MSRVAKAPVVVPAGVDVKINGQVITIKGKNGELTRTLNDAVEVKHADNTLTFGPRDGYVDGWAQAGTARALLNSMVIGVTEGFTKKLQLVGVGYRAAVKGNVINLSLGFSHPVDHQLPAGITAECPTQTEIVLKGADKQVIGQVAADLRAYRRPEPYKGKGVRYADEVVRTKEAKKK; encoded by the coding sequence ATGTCTCGTGTTGCTAAAGCACCGGTCGTTGTTCCTGCCGGCGTTGACGTAAAAATCAACGGTCAGGTTATTACGATCAAAGGTAAAAACGGCGAGCTGACTCGTACTCTCAACGATGCTGTTGAAGTTAAACATGCAGATAATACCCTGACCTTCGGTCCGCGTGATGGTTACGTAGACGGTTGGGCTCAGGCTGGTACCGCGCGTGCCCTGCTGAACTCAATGGTTATCGGTGTTACCGAAGGCTTCACTAAGAAGCTGCAGCTGGTTGGTGTAGGTTACCGTGCAGCGGTTAAAGGCAATGTGATTAACCTGTCTCTGGGTTTCTCTCATCCTGTTGACCATCAGCTGCCTGCGGGTATCACTGCTGAATGTCCGACTCAGACTGAAATCGTGCTGAAAGGCGCTGATAAGCAGGTGATCGGCCAGGTTGCAGCGGATCTGCGCGCCTACCGTCGTCCTGAGCCTTACAAAGGCAAGGGTGTTCGTTACGCCGACGAAGTCGTGCGTACCAAAGAGGCTAAGAAGAAGTAA
- the rplN gene encoding 50S ribosomal protein L14, with amino-acid sequence MIQEQTMLNVADNSGARRVMCIKVLGGSHRRYAGVGDIIKITIKEAIPRGKVKKGDVLKAVVVRTKKGVRRPDGSVIRFDGNACVLLNNNSEQPIGTRIFGPVTRELRSEKFMKIISLAPEVL; translated from the coding sequence ATGATCCAAGAACAGACTATGCTGAACGTCGCCGACAACTCCGGTGCACGTCGCGTAATGTGTATCAAGGTTCTGGGTGGCTCGCACCGTCGCTACGCAGGCGTAGGCGACATCATCAAGATCACCATCAAAGAAGCAATTCCGCGTGGTAAGGTCAAAAAAGGTGATGTGCTGAAGGCGGTAGTGGTGCGCACCAAGAAGGGTGTTCGTCGCCCGGACGGTTCTGTCATTCGCTTCGATGGTAATGCTTGTGTTCTTCTGAACAACAACAGCGAGCAGCCTATCGGTACGCGTATTTTTGGGCCGGTAACTCGTGAGCTTCGTAGTGAGAAGTTCATGAAAATTATCTCTCTGGCACCAGAAGTACTCTAA
- the rplQ gene encoding 50S ribosomal protein L17 — protein MRHRKSGRQLNRNSSHRQAMFRNMAGSLVRHEIIKTTLPKAKELRRVVEPLITLAKTDSVANRRLAFARTRDNEIVAKLFNELGPRFASRAGGYTRILKCGFRAGDNAPMAYIELVDRSEKAEAAAE, from the coding sequence ATGCGCCATCGTAAGAGTGGTCGTCAACTGAACCGCAACAGCAGCCATCGCCAGGCTATGTTCCGCAATATGGCAGGTTCACTGGTTCGTCATGAAATCATCAAGACGACTCTGCCTAAAGCGAAAGAGCTGCGCCGCGTAGTTGAGCCGCTGATTACTCTTGCCAAGACTGATAGCGTTGCTAATCGTCGTCTGGCATTCGCCCGTACTCGTGATAACGAGATCGTGGCAAAACTGTTTAACGAACTGGGCCCGCGTTTCGCGAGCCGTGCCGGTGGTTACACTCGTATTCTGAAGTGTGGTTTCCGTGCAGGCGACAACGCGCCGATGGCTTACATCGAGCTGGTTGATCGTTCAGAGAAAGCAGAAGCTGCTGCAGAGTAA
- the zntR gene encoding Zn(2+)-responsive transcriptional regulator, translating to MYRIGELAKMAEVTPDTIRYYEKQQMMEHEVRTEGGFRLYTESDLQRLKFIRHARQLGFSLESIRELLSIRIDPEHHTCQESKGIVQERLQEVEARIAELQSMQRSLQRLNDACCGTAHSSVYCSILEALEQGASGVKSGC from the coding sequence ATGTATCGCATTGGTGAGCTGGCAAAAATGGCGGAAGTAACACCCGACACGATTCGTTATTACGAAAAGCAGCAGATGATGGAGCATGAAGTGCGTACCGAAGGTGGGTTTCGCCTGTATACCGAAAGCGATCTCCAGCGATTGAAATTTATCCGCCATGCCAGACAACTAGGTTTCAGTCTGGAGTCGATCCGCGAGTTGCTGTCGATCCGTATCGATCCTGAGCACCATACCTGTCAGGAGTCAAAAGGCATTGTGCAGGAAAGATTGCAGGAAGTCGAAGCACGGATAGCCGAGTTGCAGAGTATGCAGCGTTCCTTGCAACGCCTTAACGATGCCTGTTGTGGGACCGCCCATAGCAGTGTTTATTGCTCGATTCTTGAAGCTCTTGAACAAGGGGCGAGTGGCGTTAAGAGTGGCTGTTGA
- the rplE gene encoding 50S ribosomal protein L5, translating into MAKLHDYYKDEVVKKLMTEFNYNSVMQVPRVEKITLNMGVGEAIADKKLLDNAAADLAAISGQKPLITKARKSVAGFKIRQGYPIGCKVTLRGERMWEFFERLITIAVPRIRDFRGLSAKSFDGRGNYSMGVREQIIFPEIDYDKVDRVRGLDITITTTAKSDEEGRALLAAFDFPFRK; encoded by the coding sequence ATGGCGAAACTGCATGATTACTACAAAGACGAAGTAGTTAAAAAACTCATGACTGAGTTTAACTACAATTCTGTCATGCAAGTCCCTCGGGTCGAGAAGATCACCCTGAACATGGGTGTTGGTGAAGCGATCGCTGACAAAAAACTGCTGGATAACGCAGCAGCAGACCTGGCAGCAATCTCCGGTCAAAAACCGCTGATCACCAAAGCACGCAAATCTGTTGCAGGCTTCAAAATCCGTCAGGGCTATCCGATCGGCTGTAAAGTAACTCTGCGTGGCGAACGCATGTGGGAGTTCTTTGAGCGCCTGATCACTATTGCTGTACCTCGTATCCGTGACTTCCGTGGCCTGTCCGCTAAGTCTTTCGACGGTCGTGGTAACTACAGCATGGGTGTCCGTGAGCAGATCATCTTCCCAGAAATCGACTACGATAAAGTCGACCGCGTTCGTGGTTTGGATATTACCATTACCACTACTGCGAAATCTGACGAAGAAGGCCGTGCTCTGCTGGCTGCCTTTGACTTCCCGTTCCGCAAGTAA
- the rpsM gene encoding 30S ribosomal protein S13, producing the protein MARIAGINIPDHKHAVIALTSIYGVGKTRSKAILAAAGIAEDVKISELSEGQIDTLRDEVAKFVVEGDLRREISMSIKRLMDLGCYRGLRHRRGLPVRGQRTKTNARTRKGPRKPIKK; encoded by the coding sequence GTGGCCCGTATAGCAGGCATTAACATTCCTGATCATAAGCATGCCGTAATCGCATTAACTTCGATTTATGGCGTCGGCAAGACCCGTTCCAAAGCCATCCTGGCTGCAGCGGGTATCGCTGAAGATGTTAAGATCAGTGAGCTGTCTGAAGGACAAATCGACACGCTGCGTGACGAAGTTGCCAAATTTGTCGTTGAAGGTGATCTGCGCCGTGAAATCAGCATGAGCATCAAGCGCCTGATGGATCTTGGTTGCTATCGCGGTTTGCGTCATCGTCGTGGTCTCCCGGTTCGCGGTCAGCGTACCAAGACCAACGCACGTACCCGTAAGGGTCCGCGCAAACCGATCAAGAAATAA
- the rpsE gene encoding 30S ribosomal protein S5 yields MAHIEKQAGELQEKLIAVNRVSKTVKGGRIFSFTALTVVGDGNGRVGFGYGKAREVPAAIQKAMEKARRNMINVALNNGTLQHPVKGVHTGSRVFMQPASEGTGIIAGGAMRAVLEVAGVHNVLAKAYGSTNPINVVRATIDGLENMSSPEMVAAKRGKSVEEILGK; encoded by the coding sequence ATGGCTCACATCGAAAAACAAGCTGGCGAACTGCAGGAAAAGCTGATCGCGGTAAACCGCGTATCTAAAACCGTTAAAGGTGGTCGTATTTTCTCCTTCACAGCTCTGACTGTAGTTGGTGATGGTAACGGTCGCGTTGGTTTTGGTTACGGTAAAGCGCGTGAAGTTCCAGCAGCGATCCAGAAAGCGATGGAAAAAGCCCGTCGCAATATGATTAACGTCGCGCTGAATAACGGCACTCTGCAACACCCTGTTAAAGGTGTTCACACGGGTTCTCGCGTATTCATGCAGCCGGCTTCCGAAGGTACCGGTATCATTGCCGGTGGTGCAATGCGCGCCGTTCTGGAAGTCGCTGGGGTTCATAACGTTCTGGCTAAAGCATATGGTTCCACCAACCCGATCAACGTGGTTCGTGCAACTATTGATGGCCTGGAAAATATGAGTTCTCCAGAAATGGTCGCTGCCAAGCGTGGTAAATCCGTTGAAGAAATTCTGGGGAAATAA
- a CDS encoding DnaJ family domain-containing protein, whose protein sequence is MWLLDQWAERHISEAQAKGEFDNLPGSGEPLILDDDSHVPPELRAGYRLLKNAGCLPPELEQRKEAIQLLDILKGIHHDDPQYHEVSRRLLLLELKLRQAGLSTEFLRGEYADKLLDKINDN, encoded by the coding sequence ATGTGGTTACTTGACCAGTGGGCAGAGCGCCATATATCAGAAGCGCAAGCGAAAGGTGAGTTTGATAACCTGCCCGGTAGCGGCGAGCCATTGATACTTGATGATGATTCCCACGTGCCACCGGAATTACGTGCGGGGTATCGCTTGTTGAAGAATGCAGGTTGCTTACCGCCAGAACTTGAGCAACGAAAGGAGGCAATTCAACTTCTGGATATCCTCAAAGGTATTCATCATGACGATCCGCAATATCATGAAGTTAGTCGTCGGTTGTTATTACTGGAGTTAAAGCTGCGACAAGCAGGATTGAGCACCGAGTTTTTACGTGGTGAGTATGCTGACAAGTTGTTGGACAAAATCAACGATAACTAG
- the rpmC gene encoding 50S ribosomal protein L29, which produces MKAKELREKSVEELNTELLNLLREQFNLRMQAASGQLQQSHLLKQVRRDVARVKTLLNEKAGA; this is translated from the coding sequence ATGAAAGCAAAAGAGCTGCGTGAGAAGAGCGTTGAAGAGCTGAACACCGAGCTGCTGAACCTGCTGCGTGAGCAGTTCAACCTGCGTATGCAGGCTGCAAGTGGCCAGCTGCAACAGTCTCACCTGTTGAAGCAAGTGCGTCGCGATGTCGCACGCGTTAAGACTTTACTGAACGAGAAGGCGGGTGCGTAA
- the rpsN gene encoding 30S ribosomal protein S14, with product MAKQSMKAREVKRVALADKYFAKRAELKAIISDVNASDEDRWNAVLKLQTLPRDSSPSRQRNRCRQTGRPHGFLRKFGLSRIKVREAAMRGEIPGLKKASW from the coding sequence ATGGCTAAGCAATCAATGAAAGCACGCGAAGTAAAACGCGTAGCTTTAGCTGATAAATACTTCGCGAAACGCGCTGAACTGAAAGCGATCATCTCTGATGTGAACGCTTCCGACGAAGATCGTTGGAATGCTGTTCTCAAGCTGCAGACTCTGCCGCGTGATTCCAGCCCGTCTCGTCAGCGTAACCGCTGCCGTCAAACAGGTCGTCCGCATGGTTTCCTGCGGAAGTTCGGGTTGAGCCGTATTAAGGTCCGTGAAGCCGCTATGCGCGGTGAAATCCCGGGTCTGAAAAAGGCTAGCTGGTAA
- the secY gene encoding preprotein translocase subunit SecY has protein sequence MAKQPGLDFQSAKGGLGELKRRLLFVIGALIVFRIGSFIPIPGIDAAVLAKLLEQQRGTIIEMFNMFSGGALSRASIFALGIMPYISASIIIQLLTVVHPTLAEIKKEGESGRRKISQYTRYGTLVLAIFQSIGIATGLPNMPGMQGLVINPGFAFYFTAVVSLVTGTMFLMWLGEQITERGIGNGISIIIFAGIVAGLPPAIAHTIEQARQGDLHFLVLLLVAVLVFAVTFFVVFVERGQRRIVVNYAKRQQGRRVYAAQSTHLPLKVNMAGVIPAIFASSIILFPATIASWFGGGTGWNWLTTISLYLQPGQPLYVLLYASAIIFFCFFYTALVFNPRETADNLKKSGAFVPGIRPGEQTAKYIDKVMTRLTLVGALYITFICLIPEFMRDAMKVPFYFGGTSLLIVVVVIMDFMAQVQTLMMSSQYESALKKANLKGYGR, from the coding sequence ATGGCTAAACAACCGGGATTAGATTTTCAAAGTGCCAAAGGTGGCTTAGGCGAGCTGAAACGCAGACTGCTGTTTGTTATCGGTGCGCTGATTGTGTTCCGTATTGGCTCTTTTATTCCGATCCCTGGTATTGATGCCGCTGTACTTGCCAAACTGCTTGAGCAACAGCGAGGCACCATCATTGAAATGTTTAACATGTTCTCTGGTGGTGCCCTCAGCCGTGCTTCTATCTTTGCTCTGGGGATCATGCCGTATATTTCGGCGTCGATCATTATCCAGCTGCTGACGGTGGTTCACCCAACGCTGGCAGAAATTAAGAAAGAAGGGGAGTCTGGCCGTCGTAAGATCAGCCAGTACACCCGTTACGGTACTCTGGTGCTGGCAATATTCCAGTCGATCGGTATTGCTACCGGTCTGCCGAATATGCCTGGTATGCAAGGCCTGGTTATTAACCCGGGCTTTGCATTCTACTTCACCGCTGTTGTAAGTCTGGTCACAGGAACAATGTTCCTGATGTGGTTGGGCGAACAGATCACTGAACGAGGTATCGGCAACGGTATTTCAATCATTATCTTCGCCGGTATTGTTGCGGGACTCCCGCCAGCCATTGCCCATACTATCGAGCAAGCGCGTCAAGGCGACCTGCACTTCCTCGTGTTGCTGTTGGTTGCAGTATTAGTATTTGCAGTGACGTTCTTTGTTGTATTTGTTGAGCGTGGTCAACGCCGCATTGTGGTAAACTACGCAAAACGTCAGCAAGGTCGTCGTGTCTATGCTGCACAGAGCACACATTTACCGCTGAAAGTGAATATGGCGGGGGTAATCCCGGCAATCTTCGCTTCCAGTATTATTCTGTTCCCGGCGACTATCGCGTCATGGTTCGGGGGCGGTACTGGTTGGAACTGGCTGACAACAATTTCGCTGTATTTGCAGCCTGGGCAACCGCTTTATGTGTTACTCTATGCGTCTGCAATCATCTTCTTCTGTTTCTTCTACACGGCGTTGGTTTTCAACCCGCGTGAAACAGCAGATAACCTGAAGAAGTCCGGTGCATTTGTACCAGGAATTCGTCCGGGAGAGCAAACGGCGAAGTATATCGATAAAGTAATGACCCGCCTGACCCTGGTTGGTGCGCTGTACATTACCTTTATCTGCCTGATCCCGGAGTTCATGCGTGATGCAATGAAAGTACCGTTCTACTTCGGTGGGACCTCACTGCTTATCGTTGTTGTCGTGATTATGGACTTTATGGCTCAAGTGCAAACTCTGATGATGTCTAGTCAGTATGAGTCTGCATTGAAGAAGGCGAACCTGAAAGGCTACGGCCGATAA
- the rpsQ gene encoding 30S ribosomal protein S17 has product MTDKIRTLQGRVVSDKMEKSIVVAIERFVKHPIYGKFIKRTTKLHVHDENNECGIGDVVEIRECRPLSKTKSWTLVRVVEKAVL; this is encoded by the coding sequence ATGACCGATAAAATCCGTACTCTGCAAGGTCGCGTTGTTAGCGACAAAATGGAGAAATCCATTGTTGTTGCTATCGAACGTTTTGTGAAACACCCGATCTACGGTAAATTCATCAAGCGTACGACCAAACTGCACGTACATGACGAGAACAACGAATGCGGTATCGGTGACGTGGTTGAAATCCGCGAATGCCGTCCGCTGTCCAAGACTAAATCCTGGACGCTGGTTCGCGTTGTAGAGAAAGCGGTTCTGTAA
- a CDS encoding DNA-directed RNA polymerase subunit alpha — protein sequence MQGSVTEFLKPRLVDIEQVSSTHAKVTLEPLERGFGHTLGNALRRILLSSMPGCAVTEVEIDGVLHEYSTKEGVQEDILEILLNLKGLAVRVQGKDEVILTLNKSGIGPVTAADITHDGDVEIVKPQHVICHLTDENASISMRIKVQRGRGYVPASTRIHSEEDERPIGRLLVDACYSPVERIAYNVEAARVEQRTDLDKLVIEMETNGTIDPEEAIRRAATILAEQLEAFVDLRDVRQPEVKEEKPEFDPILLRPVDDLELTVRSANCLKAEAIHYIGDLVQRTEVELLKTPNLGKKSLTEIKDVLASRGLSLGMRLENWPPASIADE from the coding sequence ATGCAGGGTTCTGTGACAGAGTTTCTAAAACCGCGCCTGGTTGATATCGAGCAAGTGAGTTCGACGCACGCCAAGGTGACCCTTGAGCCTTTAGAGCGTGGCTTTGGCCATACTCTGGGTAACGCACTGCGCCGTATTCTGCTCTCATCGATGCCGGGTTGCGCGGTGACCGAGGTTGAGATTGATGGTGTACTACATGAGTACAGCACCAAAGAAGGCGTTCAGGAAGATATCCTGGAAATCCTGCTCAACCTGAAAGGGCTGGCGGTGAGAGTTCAGGGCAAAGATGAAGTTATTCTTACCTTGAATAAATCTGGCATTGGCCCTGTGACTGCAGCCGATATCACCCACGACGGTGATGTCGAAATCGTCAAGCCGCAGCACGTGATCTGCCACCTGACCGATGAGAACGCGTCTATTAGCATGCGTATCAAAGTTCAGCGCGGTCGTGGTTATGTGCCGGCTTCTACCCGAATTCATTCGGAAGAAGATGAGCGCCCAATCGGCCGTCTGCTGGTCGACGCATGCTACAGCCCTGTAGAGCGTATTGCCTACAATGTTGAAGCAGCGCGTGTAGAACAGCGTACCGACCTGGACAAGCTGGTCATCGAAATGGAAACCAACGGCACAATCGATCCTGAAGAGGCGATTCGTCGTGCGGCAACCATTCTGGCTGAACAACTGGAAGCTTTCGTTGACTTACGTGATGTACGTCAGCCGGAAGTGAAAGAAGAGAAACCAGAGTTCGATCCGATCCTGCTGCGCCCTGTTGACGATCTGGAATTGACTGTCCGCTCTGCTAACTGCCTTAAAGCAGAAGCTATCCACTATATCGGTGATCTGGTACAGCGTACCGAGGTTGAGCTCCTTAAAACGCCTAACCTTGGTAAAAAATCTCTTACTGAGATTAAAGACGTGCTGGCTTCCCGTGGACTGTCTCTGGGTATGCGCCTGGAAAACTGGCCACCGGCAAGCATCGCTGACGAGTAA
- the rplP gene encoding 50S ribosomal protein L16 yields MLQPKRTKFRKMHKGRNRGLAQGTDVSFGSFGLKAVGRGRLTARQIEAARRAMTRAVKRQGKIWIRVFPDKPITEKPLAVRMGKGKGNVEYWVALIQPGKVLYEMDGVPEELAREAFKLAAAKLPIKTTFVTKTVM; encoded by the coding sequence ATGTTACAACCAAAGCGTACAAAATTCCGTAAAATGCACAAAGGCCGTAACCGCGGTCTGGCGCAGGGTACGGATGTTAGCTTCGGCAGCTTCGGTCTGAAAGCTGTTGGCCGTGGTCGTCTGACTGCCCGTCAGATCGAAGCAGCACGTCGTGCTATGACCCGTGCAGTTAAGCGTCAAGGTAAGATCTGGATCCGTGTGTTCCCGGACAAACCGATCACTGAAAAGCCGCTGGCAGTGCGTATGGGTAAAGGTAAAGGTAACGTGGAGTATTGGGTTGCCTTGATTCAGCCGGGTAAAGTCCTGTATGAAATGGACGGTGTTCCGGAAGAGCTGGCCCGTGAAGCATTCAAGCTGGCAGCAGCGAAACTGCCGATTAAAACCACCTTTGTAACTAAGACGGTGATGTAA
- the rplR gene encoding 50S ribosomal protein L18, translating to MDKKSARIRRATRARRKLQELGATRLVVHRTPRHIYAQVIAPNGSEVLVAASTVEKAIAEQLKYTGNKDAAAAVGKAVAERALEKGIKDVSFDRSGFQYHGRVQALADAAREAGLQF from the coding sequence ATGGATAAGAAATCTGCTCGTATCCGTCGTGCGACCCGCGCACGCCGCAAGCTCCAGGAGCTGGGCGCAACTCGCCTGGTGGTACATCGTACCCCGCGTCACATTTACGCACAGGTAATTGCACCGAACGGTTCTGAAGTTCTGGTAGCTGCTTCTACTGTAGAAAAAGCTATCGCTGAACAACTGAAGTACACCGGTAACAAAGACGCGGCTGCAGCTGTGGGTAAAGCTGTCGCTGAACGCGCTCTGGAAAAAGGCATCAAAGATGTATCCTTTGACCGTTCCGGGTTCCAATATCATGGTCGTGTCCAGGCACTGGCAGATGCTGCCCGTGAAGCTGGCCTTCAGTTCTAA
- the rpmD gene encoding 50S ribosomal protein L30 translates to MAKTIKITQTRSAIGRLPKHKATLLGLGLRRIGHTVEREDTPAIRGMINAVSFMVKVEE, encoded by the coding sequence ATGGCAAAGACTATTAAAATTACTCAAACCCGCAGTGCAATCGGTCGTCTGCCGAAACACAAGGCAACGCTGCTTGGCCTGGGTCTGCGTCGTATTGGTCACACCGTAGAGCGCGAGGATACTCCTGCTATTCGCGGTATGATCAACGCGGTTTCCTTCATGGTTAAAGTTGAGGAGTAA